The window CCTGGAAACCCAGGACCCCCTGGACCACCAGGACCTAGTGGACTTGGAGGAGTATGTCTCTTCTCTCCTTTAATCTACTCCCTAAATTTGTATCTGACACTTGCGGGGttactgtaaatgtgtttttctgtgcagAACTTTGCTGCTCAGATGGCTGGAGGTTTTGATGAGAAGGCAGGAGGTGCTCAGATGGGTGTGATGCAGGGACCAATGGTGAGAAAAACCCACACAGAAAACATACATATGTATTAAATAAGTATTAAAAGGGCATGTTATACCTTACATCACACCTGTTTTAAAACACAACCCATTTGGAATAAATCTCACGTCAAGTCAATATTTTAAAGTACTCAATTAGACTAATATGAAATTTCAACAATCTGTCAAAATAAGACAAATATTCAGTTATTATAGGATATAGTTCTATAATTCATAAACTGCCCCCTTGTGGAATGGTCTGGAATGACACAAGCTGCATTTTtaacatacaaataaaaaaggGAGAATATAATGCAAAAACAACATGCACAAATGAATAAAACTTACCTGAAGTTTCAATATTTAGGATTGAGATGAGCATAGGCCTCTATTTAAGCTGCTGCTTTGTTATTGTACTTTGAGATCTGTAAGCCAAATTAATCCATTGCCTAaagcttttatttaaataaatgatcaaCTCTGAAGCATACTGAACAATATAAGGAGAGTTTCTTGACTTCTGATCACTAGTGTGTCCTACTGACATTTAGTCACAATATCATTTTCAAATGCCACCTGTTCTCAGGAAGCTTCACGGATTCAAAGATTTTAATATATGAACATATATCCACAATAAATGtggttactaaaaataaatcacacacAACTAAACAAATAATTCATCTTATTAGACTTCAACTAGCTTtgaaacataatatataaataactggaaAATACAACACTGCCATGCTGTTTTGTTTATCTGGGTCAAAGTGGCCATGCTGCATTTAACTCTATCTGTTTCTACAGGGTCCAATGGGTCCCCGTGGTCCTCCCGGTCCCTCTGGAGCACCTGTAAGTTAATGCacatattcatataattatttcatattaccaatttattgaaaaatacaaaataatgcTGATTATATTCTCAACAGAAGCCACTATTGATGAGACAGATATGAGTAACATGTTAGCACCCACCAATGCCAACTCCTAACCACACACTGTCATTTGTTTCCATTCCAGGGCCCACAAGGTTTCCAAGGCAACCCTGGAGAGACTGGTGAACCCGGCCCTGCTGTGAGTGTCCCAGATCTTGCCGGTTTCAAGAATAAGCCTACATATATGACATTTATATGCCCACATACATATTACATGGCCCACACAGATGACACATTCATATGCACATTGACAATGACATGGCTTTACAGAGAGCGATGGTACATTCTATTTACTATGACACAATACAGTTTAATCAACTTTTAATGATTGTTTAATTTTAGGGTGCCCTCGGACCCCGTGGCCCACCAGGCCCCCCTGGAAAATCTGGAAGTGATGTGAGTAATTTTTGCCATTAGCTTGATATTTAACCTATTAAAATTGGGAAGGCTTGAAAGATACTAACTACTATGTCTCTGCCCGCTCTTCTTCCAGGGTGAGGCTGGCAAACCTGGTAAGCCTGGTGACCGTGGACCCCCAGGGCCTCAGGTAAACAACCAGCATGCAACAGTTTTGGTCACTTTTTGTAATAATGgtcatataatgtaatataatacaatttttacaaagaTGCAACATAATCATTGAATATGGTTATTTTTCGTTTGACAGGGAGCCCGTGGATTCCCCGGAACTCCTGGCCTTCCTGGAATCAAGGGACACAGAGTGAGTTTCAGTGGAGACTGGAGTCATTGGTTTCTCTgtacatttatttgtgtatgcATCTAACAACTTTAAATGTGTTTGTAGGGACACCCAGGTATTGATGGAGCTAAAGGAGAGGCTGGTGCTGCAGGTGCTAAGGTAAAGCAACATAAAAAACAGTCAGTTTTTAGACAAAACATCCAACTGTGACATAAGCTGTGTAAAAGTCACATAACACACTGTCTATAATCATATCTGACAAACAGCATGTAAGAATAAACTGCACATGGGTTTCATCAGAATTTtatcaaacatttattaaatttatgtagttgtaaAGCATTACTGTTTGCAAGTCTGGTTtggaataatatatattattaaataattaaatgtattatttaatgtgatatttattttaatttctaaagatattttaaattataaatatattttaaactataaACACACCAGCCCTTTGAGAAACTGAGTATATAATAACATATTAccttaataaaatattacatgcTCATTTACACCCTACTCTTACagataaaatatgtaaaagtcACATAACACACTGTCTATGATCATATCTGACAAACAGCATGTAAGATTAAACTGCACACGGGTTTCACAGGGCATCAGAACTATTTATCAAATCAGATATTTAtcaaatttatgtagttgtaaGGCATTATTGTTTGCAAATATGCTTTGGAACAATACATCCATATTATTAAATGAGacacattttttattacatGCTGATGTATTGTAAAACACTTGCTGCTAttaggtgggatacgggtaaggctAGGGACATGTTtagtggtatgggtaggtttaagggtgggttaaaagggaagggaagggaagggtcaacagtgtaattatagctGTAATTAATTAGAAATGAATtgcagatgtaattacatgcatgCAATTctaataagtacaatgtaaaaaacataataagtgcattgtatcaaatgattaattaaaatgttagtacatagtaatTAAAGACATCAAATAtagttgaatttattttatgtataaagatattttaaactataaaaatTCCCATAAGACCTTTGAGAAACATATTGAGGAACATACTTACCTGCACAGATGCTAAATGGGCTAATTCATTTTATTCAGTTCTGAGGAAATTATGCAACTGGGTCTAATCAGTCTCCTCTCTTTTCCTACAGGGTGAGGCTGGTTCTAATGGTGAGAGTGGTGCTCCTGGACCAATGGTGAGTACCTAAAGTCAGAAATGGCCTAATGATTCAATGCATGTAGTTTTCTAACACTCAAATAGTGCATCTAACTCCAtcctattttcttttttgtctaTCAGGGTCCACGTGGTCTGCCCGGTGAGAGAGGTCGTCCTGGTGCAACTGGTGCTGCTGTAAGTGAACACTCAGAAGGGTCCTGTATATGATCACAATTTCTGTAGCTGATGGTGGCTTCAAACTATAATGATTCTACTTATGTCTGTCCATAGGGTGCCCGTGGTAATGATGGTCTGCCTGGTCCCGCTGGTCCTCCTGTAAGTGCATTTCCTTACTTCCTTTCTCACATACTAATAATCCATGTGATCTTAAAATCATAGTTCCTGTTCTGTTTTGAAGGTTATTCATTATAATGCTATGGCTAATGCTAACTAATGGTTAACCCATATGGGATACACAGAGATATCCAGGTGGAAAATTGttgatatatattaattaaacttGATAGCAAATTACttcacaaaatatttattaaaaattattttttacttaaaaatcaGAAAGTGTGCATCATTCACTTACAAATCTCAGAGTAACATTTAAGGGATTTGTATAGGGTGCACAAGAAATAAGCATCCCTCTTTGATCATTTGTTGATGTCTCTGTCTTCAGGGTCCTGTTGGTCCTGCTGGAGCTCCAGGTTTCCCTGGATCCCCTGGTTCTAAGGTAAAATACCTCTCATCTACAGTACTTTGTGAATTCTTTCCCATTctcaaatttaaacattttaagtaTAAAGAATACCATTAGCCTTGATAATGAGATGTGATCTTCACTCCTGTAGGGTGAAGCTGGTCCCACCGGAGCTCGTGGACCTGAGGGTGCACAAGGACCCCGTGGAGAGGCTGGAACACCTGGATCACCTGGACCTGCTGGTGCATCTGTGAGTAAACTTACAGATAATATTACAAGCCAAATATTTGATTTTCTTTGtcaatgtataaaatatatattcaatattttgatttacaaTGGTTACAGTgagttttaaatattaaatgtttacattCTGCAGGGTAACCCTGGTACTGATGGTATTCCTGGAGCCAAAGGATCTGCTGTGAGTATATCCACATAATCTTTTAATTTTCTTTCACTCATTTCTCtgttaagaaaaataacataaatttttTAGTTTTTCACCACAATGAAATGGAAGTAGCAACAGATTTattcttccatattgtgatgTACATCTGAGTGTAAAAgattatcaaaaaagaaaactgGTGGGAACTTAGTTCTATGCATTGATTGTTGATTGGATTTTGAGATGTAGGAACTCAAAAAATGGATGCAGATGAACATGAGCTTGCAGGGGCGGGTTTAAGCATACTAAATGATTAGAGAAGTTACCAGAAAGatttttgattaaacattacatggtcaaaacattttaaaagaaagatATGCACTGATTAactgttcacaataagatctataACATGTATTTGAAGATAgataaattattttcatttcatgccaactttaacaCTTTGGTCACACTGTTGCATTGAATCTATTGTAAACAAGTATTGATTTATTTCCCCTTTGCAGGGTGCTTCTGGCATTGCTGGTGCCCCTGGTTTCCCAGGACCCCGTGGCCCGCCAGGACCTCAGGGAGCTACTGGACCTCTTGGACCTAAAGGACAATCTGTACGTAATCATATTCTGAACCAAAAAAGCTCTCAATGTTTCCCAGACATCTTTTAGTTATTTCATATAGATGATAGCACAGGTTACTGATTATTCTGCCATTTGAGGTTTACCATTGTACTAATTGAAAACACTATTGTATTTATACAGGGAGACCCTGGTATCCCCGGATTTAAAGGCGAGGCTGGACCCAAGGGAGAGCGTGTATGTAACCAACGTCATACTAATCATCAGCTGTGCTTTCTATTGTATCCAAAGACTGATGACCATAACAATCATTTGAAATATTGTAGCAAACTAATCAGGCATATTTTTCTTCTAATTGTACAGGGTGTTGTAGGACCTCAGGGTGCCCCTGGGCCATCTGGAGAGGAAGGAAAGAGAGGACCAAGAGGAGAGCCTGGTTCTGCCGGACCTCTCGGACCCCCTGGAGAGAGAGTGTGTATCATATCCGAATTAGTTTCACTGATTCACAGAATGAAGAAGAACCACACTAATAAGTCCATATGTGTTCTTCCTTAGGGAGCTCCGGGTAACCGTGGATTCCCCGGTCAGGATGGTCTAGCTGGAGCAAAGGTTGGTGACTCATAGTTGGATACTCAACTACTCAACACATGTATTTCCTCCTGATTTCTGTACTCAAATGTTCTGTACTATGATAGGGTGCACCTGGTGATCGTGGTGTTCCAGGTGTGACCGGACCAAAAGGAGGGACTGGAGATCCTGGCCGCACAGGCGAGCCTGGTCTTCCTGGAGCCAGAGTGAGTCATTGTGGTATTTCTGGGATTTATCTGAAAATATATTATTCAGGTCAATTTAGATCATCATAACTGTACACAACAGACATTACAATCTAAAATTTAAGCTTTTATGCTTGTTGCTTTAAAGGCTCATTGCATTTTTCACCATTCATCTGTTCCCTCCTCTAACAGGGTCTGACTGGACGCCCTGGTGATGCTGGACCTCAAGGAAAAGTTGGAGCACCTGTGAGTATCTAGAGAATTTACAGCACTTTTATTGTCACTTTAACAGTAAAGGGTTACAGTCTGCAAACtgatgtacactaccattcaaatgtttggggtcagtacgatttGTTTTTTCATAGaaagaaatttatatttttatcccAGAGGGACATATTTTGTTTCATTCTTTAATTCACCAACAGCTTGACAGTtaacatcatttaaaaaaaaacagaatcctgaaaaacatatcacagtttccacaaaaatattaagcagcacagctgttttcaacattgataaacagaagaaatgttacttgagcaccaaatcagcatataaaaATGATTCCTGATGGAAATCAGCTTTTccgtcacagaaataaattgaattttaaaacttattaaaatagaaagcagttatttaaattgtaaaaatatttcacaatattacagttttttactatattttttaatcaaataaatacagccatgttgagcataagagacttcttttgaaaacataaacaaatcatacagaccccaaacttttaccCTAAAAGTGACTAAATATCTTTTGGGTACAAATGATTTTCAGATACTAATTGCTGCATATTAACAAAGTTTAGGGCAAACTTCAGTGCTGAACATGTTTTATTCATTGTAGGGTGCCCCTGGTGAAGATGGACGCCCTGGACCTCCTGGGCCTCTGGGAGCTCGTGGTCAGCCTGGAGTGATGGGATTCCCTGGACCTAAGGGAGCCAATGTAAGACCATTGGAGTATTTCTGCAAATAAacaataagtgtttatattcatgTCCATTAAAGTGGGTGGGAAGCGTGTGTGTTGTACCACAGGTGACTGTATCTCTCTCACACAGGGTGAACCTGGAAAAACTGGAGAGAAAGGACTTGTTGGACGCCCTGGTCTTAGAGTAAGTCATGTTCCAAACTTCCAACAGACATGCATATTCAGATTACTCCTATGAAATACTATGAAATACAGTAACTCATTGCACACAGCATTGCACTGAAAACCAATCAGAACACCTCAGCAACTATAACGCAACACCTCGGAAAACACCCACAACACCTAGCAGTGTGGCAGTTTTCGCACAGACAAGCACCAAGAAAATCTAACAGTCAATTTTTCTCATTCTTTCTCACTTTGTTTTTTCTTCCATTAGGGTTTGCCTGGTAAAGATGGAGAGACTGGAACTGCTGGTCCACCTGGCCCTGCTGTTAGTATTTTGTCACATTACTCACAATGCCTTATGACCTAAATTTTTGCTATCaatcaataatattaaaatccACTTTACTATTCTCTCTAATACTTCCTAATAAATTGTGATTTCAATGTGTTTTCAGGGTCCTGTTGGTGAGAGAGGAGAGCAAGGTCAGCCTGGTCCATCTGGCTTCCAGGTACAGTTACACAACTATATTTGTCAATTGTGAAAGAGTGTTAAAACTGCACTTCTTAAATTAATGAAAGTGAATAAGTGTAATTACCAGGCTTTTATAAGATTTACTCACATTTTTGCACAGGGTCTTCCTGGACCTACTGGAGCCCCCGGAGAGCCCGGTAAACCTGGTGACCAGGTAAGGATCACttaagatatttattattattctctattTGTGCTATTATTAGTGATTTTAACTATCCTGACTGTGCTGAACTTCTCTCCTGTTCTTCCTCTCTATAGGGTGTTCCTGGAGAGGGTGGTGCTGCCGGTCCCACTGGACCAAGAGTGAGTTCCTATCCTTAACTAACAAGATTCCCAATTTGCGCTCAATGGAAATCAGTTCTAATGCATCattattttgcacaaaaataactCTTGCCTGTGCTTCTCTTAGGGTGAACGTGGTTTCCCTGGTGAGAGAGGAGGTGCTGGCCCTCAGGGTCTCCAGGGACCAAGGGGACTTCCAGGAACTCCCGGAACTGATGGACCTAAGGTCAAACCCAAATCACGTCTTACTGAGATTGTGCTCTACTATTCAAAATCACAGTCAAATGAATGCATATAGTACCATTtatagtctcttatgctcaccaagactgcatttattaaatcaaaaatagTAATACAATAAACAGCAATACAGTGAAAtacttttacaatttaaaataactattttctattttagtatattttataatatatattttaaaatgtaatttattcctgtgatggcaaatctgccattttcagcagccattactccagtcttcagtgtcacatgatccttcagaaatcattgtaatatgctgaattAGTGCTttcttattgttattattagtgttgaaaacagttgtgctgctaaatatttttgtgaaagcattgatgcattttttttcaggattcttaaTGCATATGAAGTTTAGCAGTTAAtgaaaagttcagtttatttgaaaaatttttttaacaatgtaaaatacTTTACTGCCAGCTTTAATCAATTGAATGCattcttgttgaataaaagtattaaatccATACTTTTATTACttcagtactgtatatacatgcacatatataatatataaataatttttatatatacattaacTGCCTGGAGTTACAATaacttatatatttttataaacaacTTGTTTATATTTAAgttaataacatatttttataataactttttttataaatcattattatccaagttaaaaaaaaaaaaatccaatattTTCAACGTGGTCTCAAACATTTGGACCACACCCCAACACTCTAAACACAAGCCATCTCTCAAACTCCCACTCATGTCTCTGCTTGATTTCCAACAGGGTGCCATTGGACCAGCTGGCGCTGCTGGAGCTCAGGGCCCTCCCGGTCTGCAGGGCATGCCTGGTGAGAGAGGAGCTGTTGGAATTGCTGGAGCTAAAGGTGACAGAGTAAGTATATTTAGAAATGGTACAATCCCTCTTCTCTGTGATTGAATCAACCTAATGTCATATTACTTATGAATAGCCTACTGAATGATTGAATGACTTATTGAATGTCTCATTTGCTAGGGTGACAGCGGAGAGAAAGGACCTGAAGGTGCTCCTGGCAAAGATGGTGCAAGAGTAAGTGCTATAAAGACAGCAAATGTTAGGAAATCATTTGCATTTTTCTTGCTCATTATAAGTATTGATGTTTCTGTCATCTTTTTGTCAGGGTTTGACTGGTCCAATTGGTCCACCTGGTCCTTCTGGTCCTAATGGTGCAAAGGTGAATGTCTCATCCCTGCCTTGGTCTTCCACCATTGATTTTATGGTGAAATTATTTGAGGAGATTGTTTAATTCACtattctttttcttctctcACAGGGTGAAACTGGAGCCATTGGCCCAATTGGTGCTCCTGGTGCTCGTGGTGCCCCTGTAAGCAAAACATTTGTTCGATTTTTGTTCTATGTGATTAGTgtaatttattaacattacaacTAGACAGCAAAAAGAAGTCAAAATGGAGTTTGTGGTTTTGTCAGATGTACAGTTTAAAGGTTTTCTTCTTGTTTATTATCTTTTTTGTCATCCTGTTAGGGCGACCGTGGTGAGATTGGTGCACCTGGACCTGCTGGCTTTGCTGGACCCCCTGTAAGTAGAAACAAAGTTACAAAATGCCTCAATTTTTCTACAGTGATAATTGTGATAGAATATTAAAGACTGTCATTTATCATAAAAGATCATTATcattgtgaattaattaaaataaaaatgacttcaAACAAAGCAACTTAAAGAAGCAGTAAAAAACAACCaattaataatattgtgaataaaaagggTTATTCTGTGAGACACAGATGCAAATACAATACAAGTATAGCCACTAGCACCATTATAAATTGTTTTATGCATTCATTTCAAAATGGAATATTCTTGACATGAAAAGGTGGACATATCTTAAGATTTTGGCTTTTTAAAGAGCATCttaaaagacaaataaaatgattagaaaaataatgtatcaaTTAATGCCACCTAATTTTTACATCTATTGGAAACTCCATAGATTTGCTACAAAAATCAATACTCTTTAGTTACAATGTACGAAATGCACAATTCTCTGttgctacaatgtaaaaatgattattcatatactttttcatttcacttttttatttgACTTTCTCAAACAGCCCAGTGGAAGGTAAAAAATTATCGATTAGGGAGTGTCATTATTATTTAAACTGGAATTAAGAGCATTTAGTCATGAGAAAGCCAAAACTGATTACAACCTTTCATCTCTGTCTCTCCTCAGGGTGCTGATGGCCAGCCTGGAATTAAGGGAGAGCAGGGTGAGTCAGGACAGAAAGGTGATGCAGGATCCCCTGGACCCCAAGGACCATCCGGAGCACCTGGTCCAGTGGTAAGGGTCTTTGCCTCAGCATTGAATGCTATTTTGAATCCGTTTTACACTGATTTTCAGTTGAAAGAGGCTGTTTTTAGAAAGCAGTTTGGTTTTGGTTATTGccacatgatattttttgaaaTCTTTGTGATTGGGTACATAAATAAATTGAGAGTTTAGCGTAGTGCATAAACTTTGTGCTGTTTTTACTATTTGGCTCATCAATGTTCACTGCTTGATTTCAGGGCCCAACTGGTGTTACAGGACCTAAGGGAGCACGTGGAGCCCAAGGAGCCCCTGTGAGTTACTAAATAAGTCAATTAGTCACGAGTAAtcattttcaaatagtttttttttttatatattttctagtTACTTTTATAGTAAAGATATTAGACTGCATTGATTTTTCTTAACAAAAATACATTCCTCTATTGTAGGGTGCCACTGGTTTCCCAGGTGCTGCAGGAAGAGTTGGACCACCTGGCCCCAATGTAAGCCTCTCAATATCACTGATAGCTCTCTGTGGTTCCTCCATAATGTGTTTAAATTAATAGACTAGACTGTATTATCCAAAACTTATCCTaatctaaatattttttcacttatttttccctttctTCTCAGGGTAACCCTGGTCCTGCTGGCCCAGCAGGTGCTGCTGGTAAGGATGGTCCTAAGGGAGTTCGTGGTGATGCCGGTCCACCAGGTAGAGCAGGAGATGCTGGACTGCGTGGACCTCCTGGTTCTCCTGGAGAGAAGGGAGAGCCTGGAGAGGATGGTCCTCCTGTAAGGCTCAGACTGATTCATTCATGCCCATTTTAGCACCAAAGGCACATTTGACTGGTGTATTCAGTACAGGTTCATTGTTTCTTTACTGTATTCCTAACCTTTCTTCTATTTCCTGTGTAGGGTCCTGATGGTCCTTCTGGTCCTGCTGGTCTTGCTGGTCAGCGTGGTATTGTTGGTTTGCCTGGTCAGCGTGGTGAAAGAGGTTTCCCAGGACTCCCAGGACCCTCTGTAAGTAGAAGAAACCCCACCGGAAACataatttcatttgaaaatcTCTTATTCTTCATTCAATCACTGTTTAAATTCAAGTTAAATTTTACCATAGACTTTAGTGTTTACCAGGTCAAGTAAGTGGTTAATATtaagtattaatattaaaaatggcCTCTTTTAATAGGCCACTTACTGTACATATTTTAGCTCatgatatatttaaatgtatttttttttctcaaaatgaatattaagTACTGATGGTGATATTATTAGATACCGATGCAGTGTCCCTAATCTGACACTAATGATTTGTACCACAGGGTGAGCCTGGCAAACAGGGAGCTCCTGGTTCTTCTGGTGACCGTGGACCACCTGGCC of the Megalobrama amblycephala isolate DHTTF-2021 linkage group LG12, ASM1881202v1, whole genome shotgun sequence genome contains:
- the col2a1a gene encoding collagen, type II, alpha 1a isoform X3; translation: MFRLVDSRTLLLLVATQCVLLSLVRCQQEDDQEDLGSCIQDGKQYADRAVWKPEPCRVCVCDTGAVLCDEVICEDVTDCDNPIIPLGECCPICPAETDEPIAESVGAKGQKGEPGDIADVVGPRGPAGPMGPPGEQGPRGERGSKGEKGNPGPRGRDGEPGTPGNPGPPGPPGPSGLGGNFAAQMAGGFDEKAGGAQMGVMQGPMGPMGPRGPPGPSGAPGPQGFQGNPGETGEPGPAGALGPRGPPGPPGKSGSDGEAGKPGKPGDRGPPGPQGARGFPGTPGLPGIKGHRGHPGIDGAKGEAGAAGAKGEAGSNGESGAPGPMGPRGLPGERGRPGATGAAGARGNDGLPGPAGPPGPVGPAGAPGFPGSPGSKGEAGPTGARGPEGAQGPRGEAGTPGSPGPAGASGNPGTDGIPGAKGSAGASGIAGAPGFPGPRGPPGPQGATGPLGPKGQSGDPGIPGFKGEAGPKGERGVVGPQGAPGPSGEEGKRGPRGEPGSAGPLGPPGERGAPGNRGFPGQDGLAGAKGAPGDRGVPGVTGPKGGTGDPGRTGEPGLPGARGLTGRPGDAGPQGKVGAPGAPGEDGRPGPPGPLGARGQPGVMGFPGPKGANGEPGKTGEKGLVGRPGLRGLPGKDGETGTAGPPGPAGPVGERGEQGQPGPSGFQGLPGPTGAPGEPGKPGDQGVPGEGGAAGPTGPRGERGFPGERGGAGPQGLQGPRGLPGTPGTDGPKGAIGPAGAAGAQGPPGLQGMPGERGAVGIAGAKGDRGDSGEKGPEGAPGKDGARGLTGPIGPPGPSGPNGAKGETGAIGPIGAPGARGAPGDRGEIGAPGPAGFAGPPGADGQPGIKGEQGESGQKGDAGSPGPQGPSGAPGPVGPTGVTGPKGARGAQGAPGATGFPGAAGRVGPPGPNGNPGPAGPAGAAGKDGPKGVRGDAGPPGRAGDAGLRGPPGSPGEKGEPGEDGPPGPDGPSGPAGLAGQRGIVGLPGQRGERGFPGLPGPSGEPGKQGAPGSSGDRGPPGPVGPPGLTGPAGETGREGNPGSDGPPGRDGAAGVKGERGNTGPIGAPGAPGAPGAPGSVGPVGKQGDRGENGPQGPAGPPGPAGARGMVGPQGPRGDKGEAGEAGERGQKGHRGFTGLQGLPGPPGSPGDQGAAGPAGPSGAKGPAGPVGPAGKDGSNGQPGPIGPPGPRGRSGESGPIGPPGNPGPPGPPGPPGPGIDMSAFAGLSQPEKGPDPLRYMRADEASSSLRQHDVEVDATLKSINSQIEDIRSPDGSRKNPARSCRDLKLCHPEWKSGDYWVDPNLGSSADAIKVFCNMETGETCVKPSTPKIPRKNWWSNKGKGQKHVWFGESMNGGFHFSYADSSQTPSTTSIQLNFLRLLSTEATQTITYHCKNSVAYMDQATGNLKKAILLQGSNDVEIRAEGNSRFTYGVLEDGCQKHTGQWAKTVIEYKTQKTSRLPIVDIAPIDIGGADQEFGVDIGAVCFL
- the col2a1a gene encoding collagen, type II, alpha 1a isoform X4, which gives rise to MFRLVDSRTLLLLVATQCVLLSLVRCQQEDDQEDLGSCIQDGKQYADRAVWKPEPCRVCVCDTGAVLCDEVICEDVTDCDNPIIPLGECCPICPAETDEPIESVGAKGQKGEPGDIADVVGPRGPAGPMGPPGEQGPRGERGSKGEKGNPGPRGRDGEPGTPGNPGPPGPPGPSGLGGNFAAQMAGGFDEKAGGAQMGVMQGPMGPMGPRGPPGPSGAPGPQGFQGNPGETGEPGPAGALGPRGPPGPPGKSGSDGEAGKPGKPGDRGPPGPQGARGFPGTPGLPGIKGHRGHPGIDGAKGEAGAAGAKGEAGSNGESGAPGPMGPRGLPGERGRPGATGAAGARGNDGLPGPAGPPGPVGPAGAPGFPGSPGSKGEAGPTGARGPEGAQGPRGEAGTPGSPGPAGASGNPGTDGIPGAKGSAGASGIAGAPGFPGPRGPPGPQGATGPLGPKGQSGDPGIPGFKGEAGPKGERGVVGPQGAPGPSGEEGKRGPRGEPGSAGPLGPPGERGAPGNRGFPGQDGLAGAKGAPGDRGVPGVTGPKGGTGDPGRTGEPGLPGARGLTGRPGDAGPQGKVGAPGAPGEDGRPGPPGPLGARGQPGVMGFPGPKGANGEPGKTGEKGLVGRPGLRGLPGKDGETGTAGPPGPAGPVGERGEQGQPGPSGFQGLPGPTGAPGEPGKPGDQGVPGEGGAAGPTGPRGERGFPGERGGAGPQGLQGPRGLPGTPGTDGPKGAIGPAGAAGAQGPPGLQGMPGERGAVGIAGAKGDRGDSGEKGPEGAPGKDGARGLTGPIGPPGPSGPNGAKGETGAIGPIGAPGARGAPGDRGEIGAPGPAGFAGPPGADGQPGIKGEQGESGQKGDAGSPGPQGPSGAPGPVGPTGVTGPKGARGAQGAPGATGFPGAAGRVGPPGPNGNPGPAGPAGAAGKDGPKGVRGDAGPPGRAGDAGLRGPPGSPGEKGEPGEDGPPGPDGPSGPAGLAGQRGIVGLPGQRGERGFPGLPGPSGEPGKQGAPGSSGDRGPPGPVGPPGLTGPAGETGREGNPGSDGPPGRDGAAGVKGERGNTGPIGAPGAPGAPGAPGSVGPVGKQGDRGENGPQGPAGPPGPAGARGMVGPQGPRGDKGEAGEAGERGQKGHRGFTGLQGLPGPPGSPGDQGAAGPAGPSGAKGPAGPVGPAGKDGSNGQPGPIGPPGPRGRSGESGPIGPPGNPGPPGPPGPPGPGIDMSAFAGLSQPEKGPDPLRYMRADEASSSLRQHDVEVDATLKSINSQIEDIRSPDGSRKNPARSCRDLKLCHPEWKSGDYWVDPNLGSSADAIKVFCNMETGETCVKPSTPKIPRKNWWSNKGKGQKHVWFGESMNGGFHFSYADSSQTPSTTSIQLNFLRLLSTEATQTITYHCKNSVAYMDQATGNLKKAILLQGSNDVEIRAEGNSRFTYGVLEDGCQKHTGQWAKTVIEYKTQKTSRLPIVDIAPIDIGGADQEFGVDIGAVCFL